One stretch of Aquimarina sp. Aq107 DNA includes these proteins:
- a CDS encoding cobyric acid synthase, with protein MQKLQPIMLVGTGSDVGKSWITTGICRWLKQKGYNPAPFKAQNMSLNSFSTPNNLEIGRAQAVQAEACGIPPTVEMNPVLLKPSSVNKSQIVLHGKPIGDQTAKEYFLGDNKKQLFEEAKKSFRQLASKHNPIVMEGAGSISELNLKHRDIVNMRMAAAANACVYLVADIDKGGVFGSIYGTIELLEDWERKLVKGIIINKFRGDPTLFIDGKKKLEELTGIPVLGILPYAKDIIIEEEDSVALNRRNTTASDDRLNIAVVKLHYMSNYTDFQVLEQEPLINLYFTRDIEELNKAAVIIIPGTKNTIEDLIALKKDGLDMVIKKQYKRIPILGICGGYQMLGKVVKDPFSVESMINSEEGLGLFDIETTLSKTKQTVQRNFWFKDLSTPCVGYEIHMGETIVPKTRGLNLVDGTEEGYFDGNKSWGTYFHGIFDNQEVVTELLRLKYPDATAKDYKAFKAVQFDKLADWIDENLEMSTILKNSMQ; from the coding sequence ATGCAAAAATTACAGCCTATAATGTTAGTTGGTACTGGCTCTGATGTCGGTAAAAGCTGGATAACAACAGGTATTTGCAGATGGCTGAAGCAGAAAGGGTACAATCCTGCTCCTTTTAAAGCTCAAAACATGTCATTAAATAGTTTTTCTACACCTAATAATCTAGAGATTGGAAGGGCACAGGCGGTACAAGCAGAGGCTTGTGGTATTCCGCCAACGGTAGAAATGAACCCCGTTTTGTTAAAACCTTCATCTGTAAATAAATCACAAATTGTTTTACACGGAAAACCAATTGGTGATCAAACAGCTAAAGAATATTTTTTAGGAGATAATAAAAAACAGTTGTTTGAAGAAGCTAAAAAATCATTTAGACAATTGGCTTCAAAACACAATCCTATCGTAATGGAAGGTGCTGGAAGTATTAGCGAACTTAATTTAAAACATAGAGATATTGTAAACATGCGAATGGCAGCTGCTGCAAATGCGTGTGTTTATTTAGTAGCAGATATTGATAAAGGTGGGGTATTTGGAAGTATATATGGAACTATTGAATTACTAGAGGATTGGGAGCGTAAATTGGTGAAGGGAATCATCATTAATAAGTTTAGAGGAGATCCAACTTTATTCATTGATGGGAAAAAGAAATTAGAAGAACTTACGGGTATTCCAGTTTTAGGTATTTTACCTTATGCCAAAGATATTATTATTGAAGAAGAAGACTCTGTAGCATTGAATCGCAGAAATACAACTGCCTCCGACGACAGACTAAATATTGCTGTTGTCAAACTTCATTATATGTCTAATTATACAGATTTTCAGGTGTTAGAGCAAGAACCATTAATCAATCTATATTTTACAAGAGACATAGAAGAACTAAATAAAGCAGCAGTAATTATTATTCCAGGTACTAAAAATACTATTGAAGATTTAATTGCCTTAAAAAAGGACGGTTTAGATATGGTTATTAAAAAGCAATACAAACGCATTCCAATTTTAGGGATTTGTGGTGGTTACCAAATGCTAGGCAAGGTGGTCAAAGATCCTTTTTCAGTAGAGAGCATGATTAATTCAGAAGAAGGTTTAGGGTTATTTGATATTGAAACAACACTTTCGAAAACGAAACAAACAGTACAACGTAACTTTTGGTTTAAAGATTTGTCTACACCTTGTGTAGGGTATGAAATTCATATGGGAGAAACTATAGTGCCTAAAACGAGAGGTTTAAATCTTGTTGATGGTACTGAAGAAGGTTATTTCGATGGGAATAAAAGCTGGGGGACGTATTTTCATGGAATATTTGATAATCAAGAAGTAGTTACAGAATTATTACGTTTAAAGTATCCGGATGCCACTGCAAAAGACTATAAAGCATTTAAAGCAGTACAATTTGATAAATTGGCTGATTGGATAGATGAAAATTTGGAAATGTCAACCATCTTAAAAAATAGCATGCAATAA
- a CDS encoding histidinol-phosphate transaminase yields the protein MLDGHGDDLHLIEEKIRYNFSSNVYYKGCPKTLLTHISKNVSLIQNYPSPTASELNELAAHKFQLDREQFLFTNGATEAFYLIVQLFATKKAAIVAPTFSEYEDACKIFQLDYLLISITEIKDTNADLVFICNPNNPNGAIFSKNDLELIFQEKPATTFVIDEAYIEFTNSIESIISLTKKYDNLIVVRSLTKTFTIPGLRLGYIVSNNLIIKELLTLKMPWSVNSLAIKAGEYIFKNYEVFQFDVAELIEETAIFKEQLEQLKGVKVYKSNTSYFLVELLQKSAKELKEYLIVKHQILIRDATNFNGLKGEYIRLSTQSKEANNALIQAIKEWM from the coding sequence ATGTTAGACGGACATGGGGATGACCTTCATTTAATTGAAGAAAAAATCAGGTATAATTTTAGTTCAAATGTGTATTATAAAGGATGTCCTAAAACATTACTTACTCATATTTCAAAGAATGTCTCTCTAATTCAAAATTATCCTTCACCTACTGCAAGTGAGTTAAATGAATTGGCAGCGCATAAATTTCAACTCGATAGAGAACAGTTCTTATTTACTAATGGTGCGACGGAAGCTTTTTATCTTATTGTCCAATTATTTGCTACTAAAAAAGCGGCTATAGTAGCTCCCACTTTTTCAGAATATGAAGATGCTTGTAAAATTTTTCAGTTAGATTACTTGTTGATTTCTATTACTGAAATAAAAGATACTAATGCCGATTTAGTGTTTATTTGTAATCCAAATAATCCAAATGGAGCTATTTTTTCTAAAAATGATTTAGAACTTATTTTTCAAGAAAAGCCAGCAACTACCTTTGTCATTGATGAAGCGTATATCGAGTTTACTAATAGTATTGAATCTATCATTTCATTGACAAAAAAATACGATAACTTAATAGTGGTTCGTTCATTAACCAAAACATTTACAATTCCGGGATTGCGTTTGGGATATATCGTTTCAAACAACTTAATCATTAAAGAACTCTTAACTTTAAAAATGCCTTGGAGCGTCAATTCATTAGCGATAAAAGCAGGTGAATATATTTTCAAAAATTATGAAGTATTTCAATTTGACGTGGCTGAATTAATAGAAGAAACAGCTATTTTTAAAGAACAACTTGAGCAATTGAAAGGTGTAAAAGTCTATAAAAGTAATACTTCTTACTTCTTAGTTGAATTATTACAGAAATCTGCTAAAGAGTTAAAAGAGTACTTAATTGTAAAACATCAAATCCTTATTAGAGATGCAACAAACTTTAATGGATTAAAAGGAGAGTATATTAGACTTTCTACTCAAAGTAAAGAAGCTAATAATGCATTAATTCAAGCTATAAAGGAATGGATGTGA
- a CDS encoding DUF4157 domain-containing protein: protein MKTQTDKTQEPQHSITPRVVSESSNGGTAQLKDNRTSSLSQRKLRSGMDSMDNSNNPIQRKNKTGLPDNLKSGIENLSGYSMDDVKVHYNSSKPAQLQAHAYAQGTDIHLAPGQEKHLPHEAWHVVQQKQGRVQPTRQLKSKVNINDDAGLEKEADIMGNKALRTVSFGLQGQTVDEYNTHSNVAQLKKKSENAKVGIEIETTLPVRKNNEVTEANYVWSKIIKIISERNYPVEEREVIRRVIKPKYEDELWNLISTYRINKSLDTNQEKRLSKFATKASKKLSEKFDPGYKKVVHKGNGWEAMVDHVHKVRNAAGGGELMTDSAVEIVTKPVSKRKDAKNIITNIQSWLGTVITAIGRENSYVEDDYRYEIPESLRNTLLPNGQLLGNIQVNVGMNLEDVQSVFKDYADEWDDTVLKGRKDKYIQEDNLWNTFVSKYNVFSVNGMAEEDKPYLRSIVFQYMYLALRQENSMKGSKHPKNNYPILPKTTINTQVAVSSWDNKNLWAGNNIFRRHIADSLELALREHKLFKRMNTFRKQVYDGILNNAEPGEIPDTYYLEEHSGLQTKKDQYAGVFEIRHGQDIEHVQSEWLNIWNEYIDEPVPYNCCFKIF from the coding sequence ATGAAAACACAAACAGATAAAACTCAAGAACCGCAGCACTCGATTACCCCGAGAGTTGTTAGTGAATCTAGCAACGGAGGTACGGCACAATTAAAAGATAACCGTACCTCTTCTTTGAGTCAAAGAAAATTACGATCTGGAATGGATAGTATGGATAATAGTAACAATCCGATCCAACGAAAAAATAAGACCGGTTTACCCGATAACCTAAAATCTGGTATAGAAAACTTATCAGGATATAGTATGGATGATGTAAAAGTACACTATAACTCCAGCAAACCAGCCCAATTACAGGCACACGCTTATGCCCAAGGAACAGATATCCATCTCGCACCGGGGCAAGAAAAACATCTACCTCATGAGGCTTGGCATGTAGTACAACAGAAACAAGGTCGGGTACAACCAACCCGGCAGTTAAAAAGCAAAGTAAATATTAATGATGATGCTGGGTTAGAAAAAGAGGCAGATATCATGGGGAATAAAGCCCTAAGAACAGTTTCCTTTGGTCTACAAGGGCAAACTGTCGATGAGTATAACACACATTCAAATGTTGCGCAATTGAAGAAAAAAAGTGAAAATGCAAAAGTTGGAATTGAGATAGAAACCACCTTGCCAGTTAGGAAAAATAATGAAGTAACTGAAGCTAATTATGTTTGGAGTAAAATTATTAAGATTATTTCAGAAAGAAATTATCCTGTTGAAGAGAGAGAAGTTATCCGAAGAGTCATAAAACCTAAATACGAAGATGAACTTTGGAACTTAATCTCTACTTACCGTATAAATAAATCTTTGGATACGAATCAAGAAAAAAGACTTTCAAAATTTGCAACTAAAGCTTCAAAAAAACTTAGCGAAAAATTCGATCCTGGTTATAAAAAAGTTGTTCATAAAGGTAATGGGTGGGAGGCAATGGTTGATCATGTTCACAAGGTAAGAAATGCTGCTGGTGGCGGAGAGCTAATGACTGATTCTGCCGTGGAGATTGTTACAAAACCAGTTTCTAAAAGGAAAGATGCAAAGAATATAATTACTAATATACAAAGTTGGTTGGGAACCGTTATTACAGCAATTGGAAGAGAAAACTCGTACGTAGAAGATGATTATCGATATGAAATTCCAGAAAGCCTTCGAAATACATTATTACCAAATGGTCAATTACTCGGAAATATCCAGGTTAATGTAGGTATGAATTTAGAAGACGTACAAAGTGTTTTTAAAGATTACGCAGATGAGTGGGATGATACTGTATTAAAAGGACGTAAGGACAAATATATACAAGAAGATAATTTGTGGAATACATTCGTCAGTAAGTATAATGTTTTTTCAGTGAACGGAATGGCAGAAGAAGATAAACCATATTTACGAAGTATTGTTTTTCAATATATGTATTTAGCACTTCGCCAGGAAAACTCTATGAAAGGATCTAAACACCCTAAGAATAACTATCCAATTCTTCCTAAAACTACAATTAATACACAAGTAGCTGTAAGTTCATGGGATAATAAGAATTTGTGGGCTGGAAATAATATTTTTAGGCGCCATATAGCTGATTCTTTGGAGCTAGCGCTACGAGAACATAAATTGTTTAAAAGAATGAATACTTTTAGAAAACAGGTGTATGACGGAATATTAAATAATGCAGAACCAGGAGAAATACCAGATACGTATTATTTAGAAGAACATTCAGGATTACAAACAAAGAAAGATCAATATGCAGGTGTCTTTGAAATTAGGCATGGCCAAGATATTGAACATGTTCAGTCAGAATGGTTAAATATTTGGAATGAATATATAGATGAGCCTGTCCCTTATAACTGTTGTTTTAAAATATTTTAA